In Fibrobacter sp. UWB15, the following proteins share a genomic window:
- a CDS encoding lysophospholipid acyltransferase family protein, which translates to MVIVIYTVRVYLLVWYRPKVTFVGNTVKSPRLKTPSVIIANHTSMWDPLMMLAIFFHHKSIVVAKDQIEDPHFSWALTRVKCVIPCDRFNMDTEWALLAKRELEKGNNVIIFPEGKCRYDGLLNEFKTGFAFLARSTGAPVLSVGIDGIYKRGHRTQIVVGEPEKIERVKGIPSSKHLAERSEYFRQKVWGLKQQALGKSEVAPLPVASETPEEVQA; encoded by the coding sequence ATGGTGATTGTCATCTACACCGTGCGAGTCTATTTGCTTGTTTGGTACCGCCCGAAGGTGACTTTTGTCGGTAACACGGTAAAGTCTCCGCGCCTGAAGACACCGTCGGTGATTATTGCGAACCATACGAGTATGTGGGACCCCCTCATGATGCTCGCTATCTTTTTCCATCACAAAAGCATCGTGGTGGCTAAAGACCAGATTGAAGACCCGCATTTTAGCTGGGCGCTGACCCGCGTGAAGTGCGTGATTCCTTGCGACCGCTTTAACATGGACACCGAATGGGCCTTGCTTGCCAAACGTGAACTGGAAAAGGGAAACAACGTCATTATTTTCCCCGAAGGCAAGTGCCGCTATGACGGCTTGTTGAACGAATTCAAGACGGGTTTTGCGTTCCTTGCTCGCAGTACAGGGGCGCCAGTGCTTTCGGTGGGAATCGACGGCATTTACAAGCGCGGTCACCGCACACAAATTGTTGTGGGCGAACCTGAAAAGATTGAACGCGTGAAGGGAATCCCTTCTTCGAAGCACTTGGCTGAACGCAGCGAATACTTCCGACAGAAAGTCTGGGGGCTCAAGCAGCAGGCGCTGGGTAAGTCTGAAGTGGCTCCGCTCCCGGTCGCATCTGAAACTCCTGAAGAGGTTCAGGCATGA
- the fabZ gene encoding 3-hydroxyacyl-ACP dehydratase FabZ, producing MMNIYEISEKIAQRPPFQMIERVTELTPNESAVGIKNVSVNEPYFTGHFPGTPIMPGVLIVESCAQLCSLVIEKPAEDLEKNLYVLLKIDGFKFVKPVIPGDQLEISVKKTKEGGVLVGFDCIVKVNGNVHAKGALTFTSIPKESLGK from the coding sequence ATGATGAACATTTACGAAATCAGCGAAAAGATTGCTCAGCGTCCGCCGTTCCAGATGATCGAACGTGTCACGGAACTTACGCCGAACGAGTCTGCCGTGGGCATCAAGAACGTGAGCGTGAATGAGCCTTACTTTACGGGACATTTTCCTGGAACTCCGATTATGCCGGGCGTGCTCATTGTGGAAAGCTGCGCTCAGCTTTGCTCGCTCGTGATCGAAAAGCCTGCCGAAGATTTGGAAAAGAATCTTTATGTGCTTTTGAAGATTGACGGATTCAAGTTCGTGAAACCGGTGATTCCGGGCGACCAGCTTGAAATTTCCGTGAAGAAGACAAAAGAAGGTGGCGTGCTGGTCGGTTTTGACTGCATCGTGAAAGTGAACGGCAACGTTCATGCCAAGGGCGCCTTGACCTTTACGAGCATCCCGAAGGAAAGTTTAGGAAAGTAA
- a CDS encoding patatin family protein: protein MKTGLVLEGGSRQTMFSAGVIDTWLDEGIDFNYVAGVSAGAHAAVNFITRQQGRLRFIVLPTRLQKGKKWASKFIGIQKEFHALNYLAADGEMPLDFEAYRNSKIECEIGLTCCETGRAEFKSEKNDKKRLLDLISASCALPMIFPMAELDGKHYADGCITAAIPFERAFEKGCDKVVAISTHYPGEAVTDFRKYRAILNPMYKRKYPDLFRALMVRLKRYDKMFAKIEQLEKEGKLFLIRPIIDLCDQFDTNMDKMNESYEHGVEMAKKQMDDLKAFLEI from the coding sequence ATGAAGACTGGGCTTGTGTTAGAAGGCGGTTCTCGTCAGACCATGTTCAGCGCAGGCGTGATTGACACCTGGCTTGACGAAGGGATTGATTTTAATTACGTGGCAGGAGTGTCTGCCGGAGCCCATGCGGCGGTGAACTTCATTACGCGTCAGCAAGGTCGCCTGCGTTTCATTGTGCTCCCGACGCGCTTGCAGAAAGGTAAAAAGTGGGCGAGCAAGTTCATCGGAATCCAAAAGGAATTCCACGCTTTGAACTACTTGGCTGCCGATGGCGAAATGCCGCTTGACTTCGAAGCGTATCGCAATTCTAAAATTGAATGCGAAATCGGACTTACCTGTTGCGAAACGGGACGAGCCGAATTCAAGAGCGAAAAGAACGACAAGAAACGTTTGCTCGACTTGATTAGCGCTAGCTGCGCCCTGCCTATGATTTTCCCGATGGCAGAACTCGACGGCAAGCATTATGCCGATGGATGCATTACCGCCGCAATACCGTTCGAGCGTGCGTTTGAAAAGGGCTGCGACAAGGTGGTAGCCATTTCGACCCATTATCCGGGCGAAGCGGTGACGGACTTCCGCAAGTACCGTGCGATTCTGAACCCCATGTACAAGCGCAAGTACCCGGACCTGTTCCGTGCTCTCATGGTCCGCCTGAAGCGCTATGACAAAATGTTTGCGAAAATTGAACAACTCGAAAAAGAAGGCAAATTGTTCTTAATTCGCCCGATTATCGACTTGTGCGACCAATTTGACACCAATATGGACAAGATGAACGAATCTTATGAGCATGGTGTCGAAATGGCCAAAAAACAAATGGACGATTTAAAAGCTTTCTTGGAAATTTGA
- a CDS encoding flavodoxin family protein translates to MADTKKILVMVASPKNEKSGTLIPTKAFVQGLEENGTFETEYIFIDKMNIKPCRGCLSCWGRPDGSCFIKDDDVPAIREKLTNADIVIWSFPLFLFSIPGQMKVLMDRIVGMVHPYMGQKLKEGLNASNSNLHGLQFQKEGQKIILLSSCAWCDLDVVYEPIRKQFDIILGHKGYQLIACPQMRALHHRGGERRLNILRKRYWQGGAELAKTGNISQEAIDLMQKTIFSDEAYEKLVVEFVTHMFDRDDNF, encoded by the coding sequence ATGGCTGATACGAAAAAAATTCTTGTAATGGTGGCTAGCCCCAAGAATGAAAAAAGCGGTACGTTGATTCCGACGAAAGCTTTTGTCCAAGGTCTCGAAGAAAACGGAACCTTTGAAACGGAATATATCTTTATCGATAAAATGAACATCAAGCCTTGTCGAGGTTGCCTCAGTTGCTGGGGGCGCCCCGATGGCAGTTGTTTTATCAAGGATGATGACGTTCCCGCCATTCGTGAAAAATTGACGAATGCCGATATCGTCATTTGGAGTTTTCCGCTATTCCTGTTCAGCATTCCTGGACAGATGAAGGTTCTCATGGACCGCATTGTAGGCATGGTCCACCCGTATATGGGTCAAAAGTTGAAAGAAGGCTTGAACGCCTCCAATTCGAACCTTCATGGTCTACAGTTCCAGAAAGAAGGGCAGAAAATCATTCTGCTTTCCAGCTGCGCCTGGTGCGACCTAGATGTTGTCTACGAACCGATTAGAAAGCAGTTCGACATCATTCTTGGTCATAAAGGGTACCAACTCATTGCATGCCCGCAGATGCGAGCCCTCCACCACCGTGGGGGCGAGCGACGTCTGAATATTTTGCGCAAGCGTTACTGGCAAGGCGGAGCTGAACTCGCCAAGACTGGAAATATTTCGCAGGAAGCCATTGACCTTATGCAAAAGACTATCTTTAGTGATGAAGCCTACGAAAAATTGGTTGTGGAATTTGTGACACACATGTTTGACCGCGACGACAACTTTTAG
- a CDS encoding SDR family NAD(P)-dependent oxidoreductase, protein MKVALVTGASKGIGKACALRLARDGYTVVVNYSSSDEAAQQTLDQIKAEGGDGMIYKANVADLSQVKVMVREVFKAYGRIDVLVNNAGIVRDEYLMMMNPETLDKCFDLNVKGYFYCAQQVAVKMYKQKSGVIINMSSVSSKFALAGQAVYSATKGAVNSLTQTLAKELGGFGIRVNAVAPGFIATEMIEAIPEETRKGYLEKIPLKRFGSADEVANIVSALASDQFAYVTGQVFVLDGGLSL, encoded by the coding sequence ATGAAAGTAGCTTTGGTAACAGGTGCATCTAAGGGAATCGGCAAGGCTTGTGCCTTGCGCCTTGCTCGCGATGGCTATACTGTCGTGGTGAACTACTCCAGTTCCGACGAGGCTGCCCAGCAGACTTTGGACCAGATTAAGGCCGAAGGTGGCGACGGCATGATTTACAAGGCGAATGTCGCCGACCTTTCTCAGGTGAAAGTCATGGTTCGCGAAGTCTTCAAGGCTTACGGTCGCATTGACGTGCTCGTGAACAACGCAGGCATCGTGCGCGACGAATACTTGATGATGATGAATCCGGAAACCTTGGACAAGTGCTTCGACCTGAACGTGAAGGGCTATTTCTACTGCGCACAGCAGGTGGCCGTGAAAATGTACAAGCAGAAGTCCGGCGTGATCATTAACATGAGCTCCGTGTCTTCGAAGTTTGCTCTCGCTGGCCAGGCTGTTTACAGCGCCACGAAGGGCGCCGTGAATTCCCTGACGCAGACGCTTGCCAAGGAACTCGGCGGTTTCGGTATCCGCGTGAATGCCGTGGCTCCGGGCTTTATCGCTACCGAAATGATCGAAGCGATTCCCGAAGAAACCCGTAAGGGCTATCTCGAAAAGATTCCTCTGAAGCGCTTTGGCTCTGCCGACGAAGTCGCAAATATTGTATCTGCGCTCGCTTCTGACCAGTTCGCCTACGTGACCGGCCAGGTGTTTGTGCTTGACGGAGGTCTTTCTCTATGA